In Sphingomonas psychrotolerans, the following proteins share a genomic window:
- a CDS encoding nucleotidyl transferase AbiEii/AbiGii toxin family protein, with protein sequence MLLHDSKDFSDLLAVVARNQAIDPGLVEKDYWIMHGLWGLQQLGFGFELKGGTSLSKGHGLIHRFSEDIDILIHPDGDLPTGKNHNKQAHIDARRAFYDGLPPKLVIPGFEAAERDHAFDDTRMRSAGIRLHYPSAYALPDGIKTGILLEAGFDQVAPNRPCLISSWAYDSAAAADLPGLVDNRAIDVPCYEAGYTLVEKLQTISTKFRKHIGDGSMPQNFLRHYYDVYCLLADPAVQVFIGTPAYLAHKDARFPGADNKDISANAAFHLEDREVRTRFERAYETTRALYYRGQPPFDDIMTRIGEHAGSL encoded by the coding sequence ATGCTTCTGCATGACAGCAAGGACTTCTCTGATCTGCTCGCGGTGGTCGCGCGCAACCAGGCAATCGACCCGGGATTGGTGGAGAAGGACTATTGGATCATGCACGGTCTGTGGGGCCTGCAGCAGCTTGGCTTCGGCTTTGAGCTGAAGGGTGGAACTTCGCTTTCCAAAGGGCATGGGCTGATCCACCGCTTCTCGGAAGACATCGACATCCTGATCCACCCGGACGGCGACCTGCCCACGGGCAAGAACCACAACAAGCAAGCGCACATAGATGCGCGACGAGCCTTTTATGACGGCCTGCCGCCCAAGCTCGTTATTCCAGGGTTCGAAGCCGCCGAGCGCGACCATGCTTTCGATGACACCCGAATGCGCAGCGCGGGGATCCGGCTTCACTATCCGAGCGCCTACGCCCTGCCGGACGGTATCAAGACCGGCATCCTCCTCGAAGCCGGTTTCGATCAGGTCGCTCCAAACCGGCCCTGCTTGATCAGTTCATGGGCGTACGACAGCGCAGCTGCCGCTGACCTGCCGGGCTTGGTGGACAACCGCGCTATCGATGTGCCGTGTTACGAGGCCGGATACACCCTGGTCGAGAAGCTGCAGACGATCTCGACAAAGTTTCGCAAGCACATCGGAGATGGCAGCATGCCGCAGAATTTCCTGCGGCATTACTATGACGTCTATTGCCTGCTGGCCGACCCTGCAGTGCAAGTCTTTATCGGCACGCCGGCATATCTCGCGCACAAGGACGCACGCTTTCCAGGCGCCGACAACAAGGACATTTCCGCAAATGCCGCCTTTCATCTGGAAGATCGCGAAGTTCGTACGCGTTTTGAGCGAGCGTATGAGACGACCCGCGCACTCTACTATCGCGGGCAGCCGCCTTTCGACGACATAATGACCAGGATCGGCGAGCATGCCGGTAGTCTTTAG
- a CDS encoding LysR family transcriptional regulator, which yields MDIERLRAFCTVADHGHFGRAAEHLHITQPGLTKRIHGLEHTLGGPLFDRGRQPVVLTQLGRQLLPGAQRLLREAEGFLLDAESLPN from the coding sequence ATGGACATCGAGCGTCTCCGAGCCTTCTGCACCGTCGCGGATCATGGCCACTTCGGCCGCGCCGCGGAGCATTTGCACATCACACAGCCAGGATTGACCAAACGGATCCACGGCCTGGAGCACACCCTTGGGGGCCCGCTATTTGATCGGGGCCGGCAGCCCGTTGTCCTGACGCAACTTGGGCGGCAGCTGCTTCCAGGCGCACAACGACTGCTGCGCGAAGCAGAAGGGTTTCTCCTCGATGCGGAATCACTTCCGAATTGA
- a CDS encoding LysR family transcriptional regulator: MDLLALADFNLVARHGGFGKASRAAGRPKATLSRRVSELEASLDLRLFERGARALKLTEEGRALFERTGQLLTELEETATAIASGGHSPRGRLRISSPLLFSQLAMGKLAASFALKYPEVRLEVTTEDRPVDMIEEAYDLVIRVNPAPDDSLVGRIFLHDRLVVVAGADLPRPEDGSAVPVVVRGPAGPDDTWNMVTPTGKAKIAVSPVLGLSSIIMVRDAVRAGAGAARLPVSLVSHDLAAGTMMHWGDVEGPEIALWTLYPTRRLLSARVSAFLDHLKEAFPKGTPDELAAYVGS; the protein is encoded by the coding sequence ATGGACCTTCTTGCTCTCGCCGACTTCAACCTCGTCGCTCGCCACGGTGGCTTTGGAAAAGCCTCGCGAGCCGCGGGGCGCCCCAAGGCGACACTGTCGCGCCGGGTCTCGGAATTGGAGGCGAGCCTCGATCTGCGCCTGTTCGAGCGGGGCGCACGCGCCCTCAAGCTGACCGAGGAGGGAAGGGCGCTTTTCGAGCGAACGGGGCAGTTGCTAACAGAGCTCGAGGAGACAGCCACGGCCATCGCCTCTGGCGGGCACAGCCCGCGTGGCCGATTGCGGATCAGCTCGCCATTGCTGTTCTCGCAACTCGCTATGGGAAAACTTGCCGCCAGCTTTGCGCTGAAATATCCGGAGGTCCGGCTCGAGGTCACGACCGAGGACCGTCCCGTGGACATGATCGAGGAAGCCTATGACCTGGTGATCCGGGTCAACCCGGCGCCGGACGACAGCCTGGTCGGACGCATCTTCCTGCACGATCGTCTCGTGGTCGTAGCGGGTGCCGACCTGCCGCGGCCGGAAGACGGCTCCGCAGTCCCGGTGGTGGTGCGCGGACCGGCAGGCCCGGACGACACCTGGAATATGGTAACGCCGACGGGAAAGGCGAAGATCGCGGTGAGCCCGGTCCTGGGCCTGTCCTCGATCATCATGGTGCGCGACGCGGTCCGGGCAGGAGCGGGCGCAGCGCGTCTGCCCGTGTCTCTCGTCAGCCACGACCTTGCTGCCGGGACGATGATGCACTGGGGCGACGTGGAAGGCCCTGAGATTGCGCTCTGGACGCTCTATCCCACGCGCCGGTTGCTGAGCGCTCGCGTGTCGGCCTTCCTGGATCATCTGAAAGAGGCTTTCCCGAAGGGCACGCCAGACGAACTCGCGGCGTATGTCGGTAGCTGA
- a CDS encoding DUF6438 domain-containing protein, whose translation MKTILAMGALAACSPADPGPPIPITFSTGVCEGTCPAWEVTVMEAGGVFRGGQFSRVTGERRFALSPDQYRAIASALAPIRPKGEQALYPGQPGCEQAPTDMRTIQVSWGDLDRLIFYTGCEGPGNLRIHDALLKAEQLLPVRALAGN comes from the coding sequence ATGAAGACAATCTTGGCCATGGGCGCTCTGGCGGCATGCAGCCCGGCGGACCCTGGCCCTCCAATCCCGATTACCTTCTCGACTGGCGTGTGCGAAGGCACATGCCCGGCCTGGGAAGTGACTGTGATGGAAGCCGGCGGCGTGTTCCGTGGCGGCCAGTTCTCGCGGGTGACCGGTGAGCGGCGGTTTGCCCTCAGTCCTGATCAATATCGAGCGATCGCGTCGGCGCTTGCGCCAATCCGCCCCAAGGGTGAGCAAGCGCTGTATCCGGGTCAACCGGGCTGTGAGCAGGCTCCCACCGACATGCGCACGATCCAGGTGAGCTGGGGCGACCTCGACCGGCTGATTTTCTATACCGGCTGCGAGGGCCCCGGGAATTTGCGGATACATGACGCGCTCTTGAAGGCCGAGCAGTTGCTGCCGGTCCGTGCCCTGGCTGGCAACTAA
- a CDS encoding SDR family oxidoreductase, whose protein sequence is MTILVTGATGNVGRNVVEQLVERGADVRALVRDPSKASFAADVEVVQGDLLDIDSLRSAMSGVSTLFLLNGVVADEYTQALIALNVARDAGIERIVYLSVIHSDIYVNVPHFAGKFGVERMIEQMGLSATILRPAYYMDNEITIKDVVTGYGIYPMPIGDKGLAMIDARDVGEIAAIELIRREQSATPLPTNRINLVGPDTLTGADAAAIWSDVLGRTIAYPGEDTAGFEQNLRAFMPSWMAFDMRLMAERFISDGMLPDPGDVDRLTSLLGRPLRSYRDHVAQIAG, encoded by the coding sequence ATGACCATTCTCGTAACCGGCGCGACCGGCAATGTCGGACGCAATGTCGTCGAACAGCTCGTTGAGCGCGGCGCCGATGTGCGCGCTCTGGTTCGCGACCCCTCCAAAGCCAGCTTTGCGGCCGACGTAGAGGTCGTCCAGGGCGACCTCCTCGACATCGACTCGCTCCGCAGCGCCATGTCCGGCGTTTCCACCCTGTTCCTGCTGAACGGCGTCGTCGCGGACGAATATACGCAGGCGCTGATCGCACTCAACGTGGCCCGCGACGCCGGGATCGAGCGGATCGTCTATTTGTCCGTGATCCACAGCGACATCTACGTGAACGTGCCGCATTTCGCCGGCAAGTTCGGCGTCGAGCGCATGATCGAACAGATGGGCCTTAGCGCCACGATCCTTCGCCCGGCCTATTACATGGACAATGAGATCACGATCAAAGACGTGGTCACCGGATACGGCATCTACCCGATGCCGATCGGCGACAAGGGCCTCGCGATGATCGACGCCCGCGATGTCGGCGAGATCGCCGCGATCGAACTCATTCGCCGCGAACAGTCCGCCACGCCCCTGCCGACGAACCGCATCAACCTGGTCGGACCCGACACGCTGACCGGCGCGGACGCCGCGGCCATCTGGAGCGACGTCCTGGGCCGCACGATCGCCTATCCGGGCGAGGACACCGCCGGGTTCGAACAGAACCTGCGGGCGTTCATGCCGAGCTGGATGGCGTTCGACATGCGCCTGATGGCCGAGCGCTTCATCAGCGATGGCATGCTTCCCGATCCCGGCGATGTCGACCGGCTGACCTCGCTGCTGGGCCGTCCGCTGCGCTCCTACCGCGACCATGTCGCGCAGATCGCCGGCTGA
- a CDS encoding SRPBCC family protein has translation MIYSTATVPVNPEGETRLTREQVWKGLELKARDARLFLPPGLCTRCDVTEESATHFVRNATIAGADLREIITLEPQRKVTFFQATGPREGAIINELFEDEAGELQLKFYCYLGLRDKQPGGPEEQAEQQQFDSDKGYKAALLSTLKRTREMLAEGEL, from the coding sequence ATGATCTATTCGACCGCTACCGTCCCGGTGAACCCGGAAGGCGAAACCAGGCTTACCCGCGAGCAGGTCTGGAAAGGCCTCGAGCTCAAGGCCCGCGATGCGCGCCTGTTCCTTCCCCCCGGCCTATGCACGCGCTGCGACGTCACCGAGGAAAGCGCGACGCACTTCGTCCGCAACGCCACAATCGCAGGTGCCGATCTGCGCGAGATCATCACGCTCGAGCCGCAACGCAAGGTGACCTTCTTCCAGGCCACCGGCCCGCGTGAAGGCGCGATCATCAACGAGCTGTTCGAGGATGAAGCAGGCGAGCTACAGCTCAAATTCTACTGCTATCTCGGGCTTCGCGACAAGCAGCCCGGCGGCCCCGAGGAGCAGGCTGAGCAGCAGCAGTTCGACAGTGACAAGGGCTACAAGGCCGCCCTGCTGTCCACGCTCAAGCGCACCCGCGAGATGCTCGCCGAGGGCGAGCTCTGA
- a CDS encoding alkene reductase, which yields MTDVWSPIKLGNLQLPHRLAMAPMTRSRARPDGTPGDLAPEYYAQRATMGLLITEGTQPSEDGQGYTNTPGIYTDAHVAGWRKVTDAVHKADGRLFVQLMHVGRRSHPDNTVHHRQPVAPSAIAPREQMFTPQGMQTVPEPRALTTAEVRQTIADFAHGAVRAIEAGADGVEVHGANGYLVHQFLAPNANDRTDEYGGSLKNRARFAVEVVQAIAAAIGPERTAIRLSPGLPTGGIVEGNANDDLYRYLVGAFDKIGIAYLHVLHIGNEELVADIRKAFGGVLIVNRPGRSREQVGTDVAAGLADMEALGSMALANPDLVARLKAGAPLNEPRVPLFYAGGGAEGYIDYPALSRV from the coding sequence ATGACCGATGTCTGGTCCCCAATTAAGCTCGGCAACCTGCAACTGCCGCATCGCCTCGCCATGGCGCCGATGACGCGCAGCCGGGCCAGACCCGACGGCACGCCCGGCGACCTCGCCCCCGAATATTACGCGCAGCGTGCGACGATGGGGTTGCTCATCACCGAAGGCACCCAGCCCTCCGAGGACGGGCAAGGCTATACGAACACGCCAGGAATCTACACCGACGCCCATGTCGCCGGATGGCGCAAGGTCACGGATGCCGTCCACAAGGCTGATGGCCGGTTGTTCGTGCAGCTGATGCATGTCGGTCGCAGGTCGCATCCGGACAACACCGTGCACCACCGCCAGCCCGTCGCTCCCTCGGCGATCGCCCCTAGAGAGCAGATGTTCACGCCGCAAGGCATGCAGACAGTGCCTGAGCCACGCGCGCTCACGACCGCCGAAGTCCGGCAGACCATCGCCGACTTCGCGCATGGCGCTGTTCGCGCCATCGAGGCGGGCGCGGACGGCGTCGAGGTCCACGGCGCAAACGGGTATCTGGTGCACCAGTTCCTGGCGCCGAACGCCAATGATCGCACCGATGAATATGGCGGCTCGCTCAAGAACCGCGCGCGGTTCGCCGTCGAGGTCGTGCAGGCGATCGCTGCGGCGATCGGGCCTGAGAGAACGGCGATCCGCCTGTCTCCCGGTCTTCCGACGGGCGGCATCGTAGAAGGGAATGCGAACGACGATCTCTACCGTTACCTCGTGGGGGCATTCGACAAGATCGGCATCGCCTATCTGCACGTCCTGCATATCGGGAATGAGGAACTCGTAGCGGACATCCGTAAGGCGTTCGGCGGCGTGCTGATCGTGAACCGCCCGGGTCGGAGTCGCGAGCAGGTCGGGACCGACGTCGCGGCAGGTCTCGCCGACATGGAAGCGCTAGGCTCCATGGCGCTCGCCAATCCCGACCTCGTCGCACGCCTGAAGGCGGGTGCACCGCTCAACGAGCCGCGGGTTCCGCTGTTCTACGCCGGCGGGGGTGCCGAGGGCTATATCGACTACCCTGCCCTCTCGCGAGTCTGA
- a CDS encoding SIMPL domain-containing protein — MRLYLNLFALAATTLLPIAASAQVLPAPALIDGTILEVVSEGKTTRAPDLAVINTGVVTQAPTAAGALSDNAARVKRVVAALKGAGVADRDIRTTNISLQPQYRYAENTPPAITGYQASNTVSVRFRDIARAGTILDSLVREGANQIDGPTLSLDKPETALDEARADAVAKARVRAGFYARLAGLRVDRILSISENSGTSAPIMAGAMRENMAAADANTKVIPGEQDVTVSLSVRFLLK; from the coding sequence CCCTCGCGGCGACCACGCTCCTGCCAATCGCGGCCTCGGCCCAGGTGCTGCCGGCGCCCGCTCTCATTGACGGCACCATCCTGGAGGTGGTGTCCGAGGGCAAGACCACGCGTGCGCCGGACCTGGCGGTGATCAACACCGGCGTCGTCACGCAGGCCCCGACCGCAGCGGGTGCCCTGTCCGACAATGCCGCGCGCGTGAAGCGCGTGGTCGCCGCGCTCAAGGGGGCAGGGGTGGCCGATCGCGACATCCGTACGACCAATATCTCCCTTCAGCCGCAATATCGCTATGCCGAGAACACGCCTCCGGCGATCACCGGGTATCAGGCTTCGAATACCGTTTCAGTCCGGTTCCGGGATATCGCGCGCGCTGGCACGATCCTCGATTCACTCGTCCGGGAGGGGGCAAATCAGATCGACGGCCCAACTTTGTCGCTCGACAAGCCCGAGACGGCGCTCGACGAGGCGCGCGCCGATGCGGTGGCGAAGGCGCGTGTCCGCGCCGGTTTCTATGCCCGCCTCGCTGGCTTGCGGGTCGATCGTATTCTGTCGATCTCGGAGAATTCCGGGACGAGCGCGCCGATCATGGCCGGCGCGATGCGTGAGAACATGGCGGCCGCCGACGCGAACACGAAAGTGATCCCCGGTGAACAAGACGTCACCGTCAGTCTCTCGGTCCGTTTCCTTCTCAAATAA
- a CDS encoding nitrilase family protein, which yields MSRTLRVASVQFQHRAGDKDYNLGRVEHFAGAAAAEGAQIACLPEMCISGYWHVPRLDRSGLYELAEPMDGPSVSRVAALARNLGIGIGVGWLECDAHGRLYNAYRLCLPNGEGHTHRKLHAFEHPLIFSGEGYTVFDTPWGVRMGILICWDNNLVENPRAVALRGAEVLLAPHQTGGTNSLSPKGMKHIPLRYWEERGQDPERLRREFQGPNGRGWLMRWLPARAHDNGLFIVFSNGVGRDEDELRTGNAMILDPYGDVLSESSSTGDDMVTADLDLEEVATSSGRRWMRGRRPDLYGSLAQRLGTELSPHATRFGLPKVGQVEFPE from the coding sequence ATGAGCAGAACCCTCCGCGTGGCCAGCGTCCAGTTTCAGCACCGGGCTGGAGATAAGGACTACAATCTAGGTCGGGTTGAGCACTTCGCCGGAGCCGCCGCCGCAGAAGGAGCGCAGATTGCGTGCCTGCCAGAGATGTGCATCAGCGGCTATTGGCATGTGCCCCGGCTGGATCGAAGTGGGCTCTACGAGCTCGCCGAGCCGATGGATGGGCCAAGCGTCTCTAGAGTGGCGGCGCTCGCACGGAATTTGGGGATCGGCATTGGCGTCGGCTGGCTGGAGTGCGACGCGCACGGCAGGCTTTACAATGCATATCGCCTCTGCCTGCCGAATGGCGAGGGGCACACCCATCGCAAGCTCCATGCCTTCGAGCATCCGCTCATCTTCTCCGGCGAGGGCTACACCGTATTCGACACCCCATGGGGTGTGCGCATGGGTATCCTTATCTGCTGGGACAACAACCTTGTCGAGAACCCCCGCGCGGTCGCGCTTCGCGGTGCCGAGGTGCTACTGGCCCCGCATCAAACCGGTGGCACCAATTCGCTCAGTCCCAAGGGCATGAAGCACATCCCGCTGAGATACTGGGAAGAACGCGGGCAGGATCCCGAACGTCTGAGGCGTGAGTTCCAGGGCCCGAACGGCCGGGGCTGGTTGATGCGGTGGCTCCCCGCGCGAGCTCATGACAACGGGCTGTTCATCGTCTTCAGCAACGGTGTCGGGCGCGACGAGGACGAATTGAGAACTGGAAACGCGATGATTCTCGATCCCTACGGAGACGTGCTCTCCGAATCGAGCTCGACGGGGGACGATATGGTAACGGCCGATCTCGACTTAGAGGAGGTGGCAACTAGCAGCGGCCGCAGATGGATGCGCGGACGCCGCCCCGACCTCTACGGATCGCTTGCACAGCGCCTCGGAACGGAGCTCTCGCCTCACGCCACGCGTTTTGGACTTCCGAAGGTCGGACAGGTCGAGTTTCCAGAATGA
- a CDS encoding PAS domain-containing protein, whose product MRRQEEEEERRTGAEQTEAFRAFQNRVLELVIEDRLLEDTLEQMMREVEGQSTSGVLGSILLLDGSHLRHGAGPSLPEAYNAAIDGIPIGPAVGSCGTAAFSKAPVYVSDIGTSPLWADFRELALSHGLRACWSTPLISGSDEVLGTFAMYYREPREPVEGDLAVVDLITRTAALVIERRKSDAALRDTAERYRLVARATNDAVWDWHLADNYVLWNEALEAAYGHARADVETTGAWWIEHIHPDDRQRIDTSIHAAIDGCAENWTDEYRFLRADGGYAEVLDRGHIIRGPDGQAIRMIGAMLDLTHRRRTEAALQESEERLRLAVDNAEIGFWDVDVVNDILIWPPRTKAMFGISAAAPATMQDFYNGLHPDDRDATSAVYAAAADPDQRALYDVEYRTVGREDGIVRWVAAKGRGVFDDDGRCIRVIGTAIDITERKRLEQALRELNETLEKRVADAVAERKLLADLVEGTDAFVQVAGPDYRWLAINKAASDEFERIYGMRPQVGQSMLKVLDGYPEHRAAVAAVWGRALAGEEFTEVGEFGDESRDRRTYEMKYNVLRDSAGRQIGAYQFVYDVTERAEEQRRLAAMEEALRQAQKMEAVGQLTGGIAHDFNNMLAVVIGSLDLLGRRIGAGDPRAKRYVDAATDGARRAATLTQRLLAFSRQQPLKPETVDANKLVAGMSDLLRHSLGGDVRLETVLAGGLWRTHADPNQLENVILNLAINGRDAMPGGGRLTIETANCHLDARYTSTHLGLQAGHYVLIAVTDTGAGMPPNIIAKAFDPFFTTKEVGKGTGLGLSQVYGFVKQSGGHVKIYSEPGEGTTIKVYLPRLTGADSEHDEEQPLSDLPFGDRQEVVLVVEDEPAVRQFSVDALTELGYQVLEADGAAAALRLLDAHPEIALMFTDVVMPEVNGAKLAEEARRRRPDLRVLFTTGYTRNAVVHNGVLDPGVEMIGKPYTIEELAAKVRDVLDAPEGG is encoded by the coding sequence GTGAGGCGTCAGGAAGAGGAAGAGGAACGGCGCACAGGAGCTGAGCAGACAGAAGCGTTCCGGGCATTTCAAAACCGCGTTCTCGAGCTGGTCATCGAAGATCGCTTGCTTGAGGACACACTCGAACAGATGATGCGTGAGGTCGAAGGACAATCGACCTCAGGCGTGTTGGGATCGATCCTACTTCTCGACGGATCACATCTGCGCCACGGAGCCGGGCCGAGTCTGCCGGAGGCTTATAATGCCGCGATCGACGGTATTCCGATCGGGCCGGCGGTCGGGTCCTGCGGCACGGCGGCTTTCTCGAAAGCGCCCGTCTATGTCTCGGACATCGGTACGAGCCCGCTTTGGGCGGACTTTCGCGAGCTGGCCTTGTCGCACGGTCTGCGCGCCTGCTGGTCGACCCCGCTCATCTCGGGGAGCGACGAGGTGCTGGGCACGTTCGCGATGTACTACCGCGAGCCGCGCGAGCCTGTGGAAGGAGACCTGGCGGTCGTCGACTTGATCACGCGCACCGCCGCGCTGGTCATCGAGCGTCGAAAGAGTGACGCGGCGCTGCGCGATACCGCGGAGCGCTATCGGCTCGTGGCGCGGGCGACCAACGATGCGGTGTGGGACTGGCATCTCGCCGACAACTATGTCTTGTGGAATGAGGCGCTTGAGGCGGCCTATGGTCATGCGCGTGCCGATGTCGAAACCACCGGAGCCTGGTGGATAGAGCATATTCACCCCGACGACCGGCAAAGGATCGATACCAGCATCCACGCTGCGATCGACGGCTGCGCCGAGAACTGGACCGACGAATACCGCTTCCTGCGCGCTGATGGAGGCTATGCCGAGGTGCTCGACCGCGGACATATCATCCGGGGGCCCGATGGCCAGGCGATCCGCATGATCGGCGCTATGCTCGACCTGACGCATCGCCGGCGCACCGAAGCCGCGCTGCAGGAGAGCGAGGAGCGCCTGCGCCTCGCAGTCGACAACGCTGAGATCGGCTTCTGGGATGTCGATGTCGTCAATGACATTCTCATCTGGCCGCCGCGCACCAAGGCCATGTTCGGCATTTCCGCTGCCGCGCCGGCGACGATGCAGGATTTCTACAATGGTCTGCATCCCGACGACCGCGATGCGACGTCGGCTGTTTACGCGGCCGCCGCCGACCCCGATCAGCGTGCGCTGTACGACGTCGAATACCGCACGGTGGGCAGGGAGGACGGCATTGTCCGCTGGGTCGCCGCAAAGGGTCGCGGCGTGTTCGATGACGACGGACGATGCATCCGGGTTATCGGCACCGCGATCGACATCACCGAGCGGAAGCGCCTCGAGCAGGCACTTCGCGAGCTGAACGAGACGCTGGAAAAACGCGTCGCCGACGCAGTCGCCGAGCGCAAGCTTCTCGCAGACCTGGTGGAAGGTACCGACGCGTTTGTGCAGGTCGCCGGCCCGGACTATCGATGGCTCGCCATCAACAAGGCAGCGAGCGACGAGTTCGAGCGGATCTACGGGATGAGGCCTCAGGTCGGACAGTCCATGCTCAAGGTGCTCGATGGATACCCGGAGCACCGGGCCGCAGTGGCGGCGGTGTGGGGACGCGCTCTCGCCGGCGAGGAGTTCACGGAGGTTGGCGAATTTGGGGATGAGAGCCGGGACCGCCGAACCTATGAAATGAAGTACAATGTCCTGCGCGACAGTGCGGGCCGGCAGATCGGGGCCTACCAGTTCGTCTATGACGTCACTGAGCGAGCCGAGGAGCAGAGACGGCTCGCGGCGATGGAGGAGGCACTTCGCCAAGCCCAGAAGATGGAGGCCGTTGGCCAGCTCACCGGCGGCATCGCCCACGACTTCAATAATATGCTCGCGGTCGTGATCGGCTCGCTCGACCTGCTCGGACGTCGAATTGGGGCGGGCGATCCGCGCGCCAAGCGCTATGTCGATGCAGCAACTGACGGCGCGCGTCGTGCCGCGACACTGACGCAGCGATTGCTCGCATTCTCGCGCCAACAGCCGCTTAAGCCGGAGACGGTCGATGCCAATAAGCTGGTCGCGGGAATGTCCGATCTGTTGCGCCATTCGCTTGGCGGCGACGTGCGGCTCGAGACGGTCCTCGCCGGCGGCCTGTGGCGTACTCATGCCGACCCGAACCAACTCGAAAACGTCATTCTCAACCTCGCCATTAACGGGCGTGACGCGATGCCGGGGGGCGGACGTCTCACAATCGAGACGGCGAACTGCCATCTCGATGCCCGCTACACCTCGACTCATCTGGGGCTACAGGCCGGGCATTATGTGCTCATCGCTGTGACCGACACAGGGGCGGGGATGCCACCGAATATCATTGCGAAAGCGTTCGATCCCTTCTTCACCACAAAGGAAGTCGGCAAGGGCACCGGGCTCGGGCTCTCTCAGGTTTATGGGTTCGTCAAACAGTCCGGCGGCCACGTAAAAATCTACTCCGAGCCCGGCGAGGGAACGACGATCAAGGTCTATTTGCCGCGTCTGACTGGCGCCGACTCTGAGCATGACGAGGAGCAACCGCTTTCTGATTTACCGTTCGGGGACCGCCAAGAGGTCGTCCTGGTCGTTGAGGACGAGCCGGCCGTCCGCCAGTTCAGCGTAGATGCTCTGACTGAGCTCGGCTACCAGGTCCTCGAGGCTGACGGAGCCGCGGCAGCGCTCCGGCTTCTAGATGCCCATCCCGAAATTGCGCTCATGTTCACCGATGTAGTCATGCCCGAGGTAAACGGTGCGAAGCTCGCGGAAGAAGCGCGGCGGCGCCGGCCAGACCTGCGGGTGCTGTTCACCACCGGCTACACGCGTAACGCGGTGGTCCATAATGGAGTGCTCGATCCCGGCGTCGAGATGATCGGAAAGCCCTACACGATCGAGGAGCTGGCGGCAAAAGTGCGCGACGTTCTGGACGCTCCCGAGGGCGGCTGA